The Actinocatenispora sera genome has a window encoding:
- a CDS encoding VOC family protein, which yields MPATGPDFISLQARDLHASQAFYERYLGLVRSPAGPAHAVVFDTKPIAFALRDVVPGTDLDSAARPGIGAAIWLHATDVQAIHDALVADGHPIVSAPLDGPFGRTFTFADPDGYHVTLHDRA from the coding sequence ATGCCCGCCACCGGCCCCGATTTCATCTCGCTCCAGGCGCGCGACCTGCACGCCTCGCAGGCGTTCTACGAGCGCTACCTCGGCCTCGTCCGCTCCCCCGCCGGGCCCGCGCACGCCGTCGTCTTCGACACGAAGCCGATCGCGTTCGCGCTCCGCGACGTCGTCCCCGGCACCGATCTCGACTCCGCCGCGCGGCCCGGCATCGGTGCCGCGATCTGGCTGCACGCCACCGACGTCCAGGCCATCCACGACGCGCTGGTGGCCGACGGGCACCCGATCGTTTCCGCACCCCTCGACGGTCCGTTCGGCCGGACGTTCACCTTCGCCGACCCCGACGGCTACCACGTCACCCTGCACGACCGCGCCTGA
- a CDS encoding helix-turn-helix transcriptional regulator → MAPPRGDSVTELLGQLAAGRGAVVALPRDTDLCALPHAGAVPLEIGDEPRLRSFALGPLIGALHAAGLAPDVPLIAAEGAPPRVVHEVLRTVRRHLAALPALLLVRDRAALDPVSRRWLAEATRAGDDIPVGWVVADAGTGAAAPDADPASPGAAAPDADPASPGTAAPDADPASTEAAPLDEGERVVGWLLAMSDAALTVPELVELSGTTTDSCRRTLRSLRRRGLVVEFDGHHLCCDPAARTRVCAELPQALWQALERSVLAVTRRRVGAAVLAERVLAVSRPEDPFAVEILTEAMDALADADPEAAADYGTAAVRALTEPDERLTAIAWRLLPLLWQTARVDEARRLARRVFTERGQAETEAQVLLWLARFESAPQRAMELATSALAIPAVPASIRAGLHSVQLRCLVTLGRFGEVDGLLPEALADATAGADQPALSRLQTCDAIRHFNRGDYRRALDLAELSEQTWRESGAPIAERMPEMTWTPHLTSVLGDPAAGLRRIEELLAELAPVSRPIANRYLYGERAFVLLILGRLAEAKQTAVLATDLAQRLWGARDGIDDRLQAVAFSVRLKVALHQGDPADLAEFGEILDRSVVEPGTEAAQRRAWWSFLLDDAQGRTTPERRRVDPASLPPLTCLDPADEVLLGRALLRHGWRDEAAGLVDRAQARVAVSGAHPLAVTVAAHLRGLQRADPAELGRARDGWHALGRPLSEAAALSDTGAIRIDSGDLSGLPLMQQAHSTVTELGADRDAWRIRWFLHVRGHSVVPEPPGAPALTPSERRVVDRAARGGAVRVIAADLKLSPHTVTTHLRHVYLKLGIRSRTELEEWVRAR, encoded by the coding sequence ATGGCGCCGCCGCGGGGCGACTCCGTCACGGAGCTGCTCGGCCAGCTGGCGGCCGGCCGTGGCGCGGTGGTGGCCTTGCCGCGCGACACCGACCTGTGCGCGCTTCCGCACGCCGGCGCCGTCCCGCTCGAGATCGGCGACGAGCCGCGGCTGCGGTCCTTCGCGCTGGGTCCGCTGATCGGCGCGCTGCACGCCGCCGGCCTCGCCCCGGACGTACCGCTCATCGCGGCCGAGGGGGCGCCGCCGCGCGTCGTCCACGAGGTACTGCGCACCGTCCGCCGGCACCTCGCCGCCTTGCCGGCGTTGCTACTGGTACGCGATCGAGCCGCGCTGGATCCGGTGTCCCGGCGGTGGCTGGCCGAGGCGACCCGGGCCGGCGACGACATCCCGGTCGGCTGGGTCGTCGCCGATGCCGGTACCGGCGCGGCGGCGCCGGACGCCGACCCCGCCAGCCCCGGCGCGGCGGCGCCGGACGCCGACCCCGCCAGCCCCGGCACGGCGGCGCCGGACGCCGACCCCGCCAGCACCGAAGCCGCCCCGCTCGATGAGGGGGAGCGGGTGGTCGGGTGGCTGCTCGCGATGTCGGACGCGGCGCTGACGGTGCCGGAACTGGTCGAGCTGAGCGGCACCACCACCGACTCCTGCCGCCGGACGCTACGGTCACTGCGGCGCCGCGGCCTCGTCGTCGAGTTCGACGGCCACCACCTGTGCTGCGATCCGGCCGCCCGAACCCGGGTGTGCGCCGAGCTGCCGCAGGCGCTGTGGCAGGCGCTGGAGCGCAGCGTGCTGGCGGTCACCCGGCGCCGGGTCGGCGCGGCCGTGCTGGCCGAACGGGTACTCGCGGTGTCCCGGCCGGAGGATCCGTTCGCCGTCGAGATCCTGACCGAGGCGATGGATGCGCTCGCGGACGCGGATCCGGAGGCGGCCGCCGACTACGGCACCGCCGCGGTCCGCGCGTTGACCGAGCCGGACGAGCGGCTCACCGCGATCGCGTGGCGGTTGCTGCCGCTGCTGTGGCAGACCGCGCGGGTCGACGAGGCCCGCCGGCTGGCCCGACGGGTGTTCACCGAGCGCGGCCAGGCCGAGACCGAAGCGCAGGTACTGCTGTGGTTGGCCCGGTTCGAGAGCGCCCCGCAGCGGGCGATGGAGCTGGCCACCTCGGCGCTCGCGATCCCGGCCGTACCGGCGTCGATCCGGGCCGGACTGCACAGCGTGCAGCTGCGCTGCCTGGTCACGCTCGGCCGCTTCGGCGAGGTGGACGGGTTGCTGCCGGAGGCGCTGGCGGATGCGACCGCCGGCGCCGACCAGCCGGCGCTGTCCCGGCTGCAGACCTGCGACGCGATCCGGCACTTCAACCGCGGCGACTACCGGCGGGCGCTCGATCTGGCCGAACTCTCCGAACAGACGTGGCGGGAATCGGGCGCACCCATCGCGGAGCGGATGCCCGAAATGACCTGGACGCCGCACCTGACCAGCGTGCTCGGCGACCCTGCCGCCGGCCTGCGGCGGATCGAGGAGCTGCTGGCCGAGCTGGCCCCCGTCAGCCGGCCCATCGCCAACCGGTACCTGTACGGCGAGCGGGCCTTCGTGCTGCTGATCCTGGGCCGGTTGGCCGAGGCGAAGCAGACGGCGGTGCTCGCCACCGACCTGGCGCAGCGGCTGTGGGGTGCCCGCGACGGCATCGACGACCGCCTGCAGGCGGTCGCCTTCTCGGTGCGGCTCAAGGTGGCGCTGCACCAGGGCGACCCGGCCGATCTCGCCGAGTTCGGCGAGATCCTGGACCGGTCGGTGGTCGAGCCGGGTACCGAGGCGGCGCAGCGACGGGCCTGGTGGAGTTTCCTGCTCGACGACGCACAGGGCCGGACGACGCCGGAGCGACGGCGGGTGGACCCGGCGAGCCTGCCGCCGCTGACGTGCCTGGACCCCGCCGACGAGGTACTGCTCGGCCGGGCGCTGCTGCGGCACGGGTGGCGCGACGAGGCGGCCGGGCTGGTCGACCGGGCCCAGGCGCGGGTTGCGGTCAGCGGGGCGCACCCGCTCGCGGTGACGGTGGCCGCGCACCTGCGCGGCCTGCAGCGCGCGGACCCCGCCGAGCTGGGACGCGCCCGGGACGGCTGGCACGCGCTCGGCCGACCGCTGTCGGAGGCGGCAGCGTTGTCGGACACCGGCGCGATCCGCATCGACTCGGGTGACCTGTCCGGCCTGCCGCTGATGCAGCAGGCACACTCGACGGTGACCGAGCTGGGTGCCGACCGGGACGCCTGGCGGATCCGCTGGTTCCTGCACGTACGCGGGCACAGCGTGGTGCCCGAGCCGCCGGGGGCGCCGGCCCTGACGCCGTCCGAGCGGCGGGTGGTGGATCGCGCGGCGCGCGGCGGCGCGGTACGGGTGATCGCGGCGGATCTGAAGCTGTCCCCGCACACCGTCACCACCCATCTCCGGCACGTCTACCTCAAGCTGGGCATCCGGTCGCGCACCGAGCTGGAGGAATGGGTGCGGGCCCGATGA
- a CDS encoding sigma factor-like helix-turn-helix DNA-binding protein: MLVADPDLVGHNGSPHPAGGVVDADFERVRYRLFGIAYQVLGRAAEAEDIVQDTWVKWHGADQAQVRDRVAFLVTITTRLSLNAATSARARREFCVGAALPEPVAVYGDPVLVAERGAALDAAVRLLLERLSPAERAAYVLREAFGYRFREIAAALSITEANARQVANRARRHLIAGRRRPVRPAEHAGLLAAFTAAARTGEMAGLLAVLAPVSAAA; this comes from the coding sequence ATGTTGGTGGCCGATCCGGATCTCGTGGGGCACAACGGTTCGCCGCATCCGGCCGGTGGCGTCGTCGACGCGGACTTCGAGCGCGTCCGGTACCGGCTGTTCGGCATCGCGTACCAGGTGCTCGGCCGCGCGGCGGAGGCCGAGGACATCGTCCAGGACACCTGGGTGAAGTGGCACGGCGCCGATCAGGCCCAGGTACGCGATCGGGTGGCGTTCCTGGTCACGATCACGACCCGGCTGTCGCTGAACGCGGCCACCTCGGCCCGGGCGCGGCGGGAGTTCTGCGTCGGTGCGGCCCTGCCCGAGCCGGTTGCGGTCTACGGGGACCCGGTGCTGGTGGCCGAGCGGGGCGCCGCGCTGGACGCGGCGGTACGGCTGCTGCTGGAACGGCTGTCCCCGGCTGAACGCGCCGCGTACGTGCTGCGGGAGGCGTTCGGCTACCGGTTCCGGGAGATCGCCGCGGCGCTGTCCATCACCGAGGCGAACGCCCGGCAGGTGGCGAACCGGGCGCGGCGGCACCTGATCGCCGGCCGGCGCCGGCCGGTTCGTCCGGCCGAGCACGCCGGGCTGCTGGCGGCCTTCACCGCCGCGGCCCGTACCGGGGAGATGGCTGGACTGCTCGCGGTGCTCGCCCCGGTGTCCGCCGCGGCGTGA
- a CDS encoding helix-turn-helix transcriptional regulator, producing the protein MDTILPGPLRSVLGGDDAPRAVGRDNPAGAGSAAGGGPTRPGPSGTGDRPVYDAGNASSGAVLHGRRDECAVLDAVVADVRDGRSRVLVLTGEAGIGKTSLLEHLAGRATGCRLARATGVESEMEFAFAGLHQLCAPFLGRLDRLPAPQREALSTAFGLLDGAVPDRFLVSLAVLNLLSDAAEDQPLICLVDDAQWLDQASLRALTFVARRLLAEPIAVVFATRTVAADPVLPLLPSLLVTGLAEHDARAMLLGVLHGPLEAAVLDEILAEARGNPLALVELPRGRTGAELAFGFGRPGSMPVAGRVEQGFLHQLEPLPAATRRLLLVAAVEPVGDVTLLWRAAELLDVGPPAATPAESAGLIEIGARVRFRHPLLRSAVCRAADIRDLRRVHDALARAGTDPDRTAWHRAQACAVPDEEVAAELARSAERARARGGLAAAGAFLQRAAELTPSAQLRAERLLAAAAAKLEGGQFESVTDLLAACAAEPGDELRSARIDLLRARFAFAFRRTSRAVPLLRSAADRMVPLDAEMACNTYLDAFNAAIFSGRLSGGANVADVADAVRKAPRDLTRQPDLLLESMATLFTDGYSAAVPLVRRALAGFRTAGGDGAGESRWLFLAASLAADTWDDESWDVVSERQVRIARDGGALTELPLAINSRIVLLLFAGELATAEHLVAEAQAVGEAIGADIAPYGAFALAAWRGRADELRGLADAAIDGMLFRGEGIGVGQARWASALLFNGLGRYDEAVVAAREASEHLYELGVSKWGLVELVEAAVRSGETDLARQALTTLEQVCQASGTRWARGLAARSRAMLSDGSVADELYREAIGHLRRTRLPLELARARLLYGEWLRREGRRVDAREQLRAAYERFASAGAQGFAERARRELLVTGESARRRGSDGSEELTAQELQIARLAAERRTNPEIGAYLYISPRTVEWHLGKIFTKLGIGSRRELASALPDLGTDSASA; encoded by the coding sequence ATGGACACGATCCTCCCCGGTCCGCTCCGATCGGTGCTCGGCGGCGACGACGCGCCGCGTGCCGTGGGCCGGGACAACCCGGCCGGTGCCGGGTCGGCGGCCGGGGGCGGCCCGACCCGGCCCGGTCCGAGCGGCACGGGGGACCGGCCGGTTTACGACGCCGGGAACGCGTCGTCTGGCGCGGTGTTGCACGGTCGGCGGGACGAGTGTGCGGTGCTGGACGCGGTGGTGGCCGATGTCCGGGACGGTCGCAGCCGGGTGCTGGTGCTGACCGGCGAGGCGGGGATCGGCAAGACGTCGTTGCTGGAGCATCTCGCGGGTCGGGCCACCGGGTGCCGGCTGGCGCGCGCGACGGGCGTCGAGTCGGAGATGGAGTTCGCCTTCGCCGGTCTGCACCAGTTGTGCGCGCCGTTCCTCGGCCGCCTGGACCGGCTGCCGGCGCCGCAGCGGGAGGCGCTGAGTACCGCGTTCGGCCTGCTCGACGGGGCGGTACCGGACCGTTTCCTGGTCAGTCTGGCGGTGTTGAACCTGCTGTCCGACGCTGCCGAGGATCAGCCGTTGATCTGCCTGGTCGACGACGCGCAGTGGTTGGATCAGGCGTCGTTGCGGGCGCTGACGTTCGTGGCCCGCCGGCTGCTGGCGGAGCCGATCGCGGTGGTGTTCGCGACCCGCACGGTCGCCGCCGATCCGGTACTGCCGCTGCTGCCGTCGCTGCTGGTGACGGGGTTGGCCGAGCACGACGCCCGGGCGATGCTGCTCGGTGTGCTGCACGGGCCGCTGGAAGCGGCGGTGCTCGACGAGATCCTGGCCGAGGCGCGCGGCAACCCGCTGGCGCTGGTGGAGTTGCCCCGCGGGCGTACCGGCGCCGAGCTGGCGTTCGGGTTCGGTCGGCCCGGCAGCATGCCGGTCGCGGGCCGGGTGGAGCAGGGGTTCCTGCACCAGCTGGAGCCGCTGCCGGCGGCCACCCGGCGGCTGCTGCTGGTCGCGGCGGTGGAGCCGGTGGGTGATGTCACGTTGCTGTGGCGAGCGGCCGAGTTGCTGGATGTCGGGCCACCCGCGGCGACACCGGCGGAGTCGGCCGGATTGATCGAGATCGGTGCCCGGGTCAGGTTCCGCCACCCGCTGCTGCGCTCCGCGGTCTGCCGGGCCGCGGACATCCGGGACCTGCGTCGGGTGCACGACGCGCTGGCCCGGGCCGGTACCGATCCGGACCGGACGGCGTGGCACCGGGCGCAGGCCTGCGCGGTGCCCGACGAGGAGGTGGCCGCCGAGCTGGCCCGATCGGCCGAACGGGCCCGGGCGCGCGGCGGGCTCGCCGCGGCGGGCGCGTTCCTGCAGCGGGCCGCCGAGCTGACCCCGTCCGCGCAGCTGCGGGCCGAGCGGCTGCTGGCCGCGGCGGCGGCCAAGCTGGAGGGCGGCCAGTTCGAGTCGGTGACCGACCTGCTTGCCGCGTGTGCGGCGGAGCCGGGCGACGAGCTGCGCAGCGCCCGGATCGACCTGCTGCGGGCGCGATTCGCGTTCGCCTTCCGCCGGACGAGCCGCGCCGTACCGCTGCTGCGTTCCGCCGCGGATCGGATGGTGCCGCTGGACGCCGAGATGGCCTGCAACACCTACCTCGACGCGTTCAACGCCGCGATCTTCTCCGGCCGGCTCAGCGGCGGAGCCAACGTGGCGGACGTGGCGGACGCGGTGCGGAAGGCGCCGCGCGACCTGACCCGGCAGCCCGACCTGCTGCTGGAGAGCATGGCGACACTGTTCACCGACGGGTACTCGGCGGCCGTGCCGCTGGTGCGGCGCGCGCTGGCCGGATTCCGTACCGCCGGCGGGGACGGGGCGGGGGAGTCGCGCTGGCTGTTCCTGGCCGCCAGCCTCGCGGCGGACACCTGGGACGACGAGAGCTGGGACGTGGTGTCCGAGCGCCAGGTACGGATCGCCCGCGACGGCGGCGCGCTGACCGAACTGCCGCTGGCGATCAACTCGCGCATCGTGCTGTTGCTGTTCGCCGGCGAACTGGCCACCGCGGAGCACCTGGTGGCGGAGGCGCAGGCGGTGGGGGAAGCGATCGGTGCGGACATCGCGCCGTACGGCGCGTTCGCGCTGGCGGCGTGGCGGGGCCGCGCGGACGAACTGCGTGGCCTGGCCGACGCGGCGATCGACGGGATGCTCTTCCGGGGCGAGGGTATCGGGGTCGGCCAGGCGAGGTGGGCGAGCGCGTTGCTGTTCAACGGGCTCGGCCGGTACGACGAGGCGGTGGTCGCGGCGCGCGAGGCCAGCGAGCACCTGTACGAGCTCGGCGTGTCGAAGTGGGGGTTGGTGGAGTTGGTCGAGGCGGCCGTGCGATCCGGTGAGACCGACCTCGCCCGGCAGGCGCTGACGACGCTGGAGCAGGTCTGCCAGGCGTCCGGCACGCGGTGGGCGCGGGGACTGGCGGCGCGCTCGCGCGCGATGTTGAGCGACGGGTCGGTCGCCGACGAGCTCTACCGGGAGGCGATCGGGCATCTGCGGCGTACCCGGCTGCCGTTGGAGCTGGCTCGGGCGCGCCTGTTGTACGGGGAGTGGCTGCGCCGGGAGGGCCGCCGGGTCGATGCGCGGGAGCAGTTGCGGGCGGCGTACGAGCGGTTCGCGTCGGCCGGTGCGCAGGGGTTCGCGGAGCGGGCTCGGCGTGAGTTGCTGGTGACCGGTGAGTCGGCCCGGCGGCGGGGTTCGGATGGTTCCGAGGAGTTGACGGCGCAGGAGTTGCAGATCGCCCGGCTTGCCGCGGAGCGGCGGACGAACCCGGAGATCGGGGCGTACCTGTACATCAGTCCTCGTACCGTGGAATGGCATCTGGGGAAGATCTTCACCAAGCTGGGTATCGGCTCACGCCGGGAGCTGGCGTCCGCGCTGCCGGACCTCGGTACCGACTCGGCCTCCGCCTGA
- a CDS encoding LuxR C-terminal-related transcriptional regulator, with amino-acid sequence MTAGPRRAALLCSGRETALAELERALRRLRRGRGGRLTLVGPPGSGRTELLAVAGELAAAAGILSVDVHEGRPLSLYRLGGRERPDRQRSAVLLCVDDVERCDGGTRRVAEFAAPSLRDTAVLWLVTTVPAGHVRSTGQYAEVGELSRADADELALRSSGRTVIDAALRAALDAAPRYPLHVVQTARRAVPWPAGLVAGLAGADRRMLAAAAALGPRFSPDDLAEVVDRPVGTLLVSLLASIEAGLLRADGDELAFSHRLVQDLVAGAVPEGELAVRAVRLLARQGAADKLVAALRGQRPPELDPATLREVAEVSARRDPSTAAVLSRLEHRALADRHPADVPATQEAAARIATYAVQSGDPVVGRAVSERLDTERSATLGFAVAEVLLPSHPAGALRVAQRAADAAGADVDELHRVRLAAVRLAGRAYADDCEPAELAATERRAARLGDPRSLALIGLARTLDTSAGGDLVEALRHASMAGEAADRGHGPQWWIAGIFRAKLLTDLGRLGEAEQLLDALADRAERTSQIGALPNLLMGRATCDVEAGRLAAAEVGLIAARQLAHAIGRPSLVETNVVNMLVRVAYLRGDTTRLTEYREVLERQLAVDPARSTSAAIGLLFAVEVTSAVEIAEWARLSERLDGPRRYAIARGVTDDLMRLRILLRHGLRAHAVRLTGLIDRLASITDAPLPNAAAGHADGVVHRRVAALRAAREAYQELGRPMLAAQALEDLADVSGDPQEQADALRDARAVWYECGAHRETARVDKLLRASGLRAAATAAPELGLGLTVSEERVVREVVAGRSNRAVAEALFLSPHTVAVHLRRIYGKTGVRNRRELTELIRRRAGARSGPADRE; translated from the coding sequence ATGACGGCCGGACCGCGCCGCGCCGCCCTGCTGTGCTCCGGCCGGGAGACCGCGCTGGCGGAGCTGGAGCGCGCGTTGCGCCGGTTGCGCCGCGGTCGGGGTGGACGGCTGACGCTGGTCGGGCCGCCCGGCTCCGGTCGCACCGAGCTGCTGGCCGTCGCCGGCGAGCTGGCTGCGGCCGCCGGCATCCTGAGCGTCGACGTGCACGAGGGGCGGCCGCTGTCGCTGTACCGGTTGGGCGGGCGCGAGCGGCCGGACCGGCAGCGCAGCGCGGTGCTGCTGTGCGTCGACGACGTGGAGCGATGCGACGGTGGTACCCGCCGGGTCGCCGAGTTCGCGGCGCCGTCGCTTCGGGACACCGCGGTGTTGTGGCTGGTCACCACGGTGCCGGCGGGCCACGTACGGTCCACCGGGCAGTACGCGGAGGTGGGCGAGCTGTCCCGCGCGGACGCCGACGAGCTCGCGCTGCGCTCGTCCGGTCGTACCGTGATCGACGCCGCGCTGCGCGCCGCGCTCGACGCGGCCCCGCGGTACCCGCTGCACGTGGTGCAGACCGCCCGCCGCGCGGTGCCCTGGCCGGCGGGGCTGGTGGCCGGGCTGGCCGGTGCCGACCGCCGGATGCTCGCTGCCGCCGCGGCCCTGGGGCCACGGTTCTCCCCGGACGATCTGGCCGAGGTGGTGGACCGGCCCGTGGGTACGTTGCTGGTGTCGCTGCTCGCGTCGATCGAGGCGGGCCTGCTGCGCGCCGACGGCGACGAGCTGGCCTTCAGCCACCGGTTGGTGCAGGACCTGGTCGCCGGTGCGGTACCGGAGGGCGAGCTCGCCGTGCGCGCGGTGCGGTTGCTGGCCCGGCAGGGCGCGGCGGACAAGCTGGTCGCAGCGCTGCGCGGGCAGCGACCGCCGGAGCTGGACCCGGCCACGCTGCGCGAGGTGGCCGAGGTGTCGGCCCGGCGTGATCCGTCGACGGCGGCGGTGCTGTCCCGGCTCGAACACCGGGCGCTGGCCGATCGGCACCCGGCCGACGTGCCGGCCACCCAGGAGGCCGCCGCCCGCATCGCCACCTACGCGGTCCAGTCCGGCGACCCGGTGGTCGGGCGCGCCGTGTCGGAACGGCTGGACACCGAGCGGTCGGCCACGCTGGGGTTTGCGGTGGCGGAGGTGCTGTTGCCGTCGCATCCCGCGGGTGCGCTGCGTGTCGCGCAGCGTGCCGCGGACGCCGCCGGAGCCGACGTCGACGAGCTGCACCGGGTTCGGCTCGCCGCGGTCCGGCTCGCCGGCCGGGCGTATGCCGACGACTGCGAGCCGGCCGAGCTCGCGGCGACGGAACGGCGCGCGGCGCGGCTCGGTGACCCTCGGTCGCTGGCGCTGATCGGCCTGGCGCGCACCCTGGACACCAGCGCCGGCGGCGACCTCGTCGAGGCGCTGCGGCACGCGTCGATGGCCGGCGAGGCGGCCGACCGCGGGCACGGACCGCAGTGGTGGATCGCCGGGATCTTCCGGGCGAAGCTGCTGACCGATCTCGGCCGGCTCGGCGAGGCCGAGCAGTTGCTGGACGCGTTGGCCGACCGGGCCGAGCGGACCAGCCAGATCGGCGCCCTGCCGAACCTGCTGATGGGCCGGGCGACCTGCGATGTCGAGGCGGGCCGGCTCGCCGCGGCCGAGGTCGGGCTGATCGCCGCGCGGCAGCTCGCGCACGCGATCGGCCGACCCAGCCTGGTCGAGACGAACGTGGTGAACATGCTGGTGCGGGTCGCCTACCTGCGGGGCGACACGACGCGGCTGACCGAGTACCGCGAGGTGCTGGAACGCCAGCTCGCGGTCGACCCGGCCCGCAGCACCAGCGCCGCCATCGGCCTGCTGTTCGCGGTCGAGGTGACCTCGGCGGTCGAGATCGCCGAATGGGCCCGGTTGTCCGAACGGCTGGACGGCCCCCGCCGGTACGCGATCGCGCGCGGGGTCACCGACGACCTGATGCGGCTGCGGATCCTGCTGCGGCACGGGCTGCGGGCGCACGCCGTCCGGCTGACGGGGCTGATCGACCGGCTCGCGTCGATCACCGACGCGCCGCTGCCGAACGCCGCCGCCGGGCACGCGGACGGTGTGGTCCACCGGCGAGTGGCCGCGCTGCGCGCCGCGCGGGAGGCGTACCAGGAACTCGGCCGGCCGATGCTCGCCGCCCAGGCGTTGGAGGATCTGGCGGACGTGTCGGGCGATCCGCAGGAACAGGCCGATGCGCTGCGGGACGCCCGGGCGGTGTGGTACGAGTGCGGCGCGCACCGCGAGACCGCCCGAGTGGACAAGCTGCTGCGTGCCTCGGGCCTGCGGGCGGCGGCGACGGCGGCACCGGAGCTCGGGCTGGGGTTGACGGTCAGCGAGGAACGCGTGGTCCGCGAGGTCGTCGCCGGACGCAGCAACCGGGCGGTGGCGGAGGCACTGTTCCTGTCGCCACACACCGTCGCGGTCCATCTGCGCCGGATCTACGGCAAAACCGGCGTACGGAACCGGCGCGAGCTGACGGAGTTGATCCGGCGCCGGGCCGGGGCCCGGTCCGGTCCGGCCGATCGGGAATGA
- a CDS encoding MarR family winged helix-turn-helix transcriptional regulator — MSQDGAGIDLNSSLGYLLKEASSALRVAMEEVLRPLGMSVTHYSCLELLAQRPGLSNSELARGAFVTRQSMNVLLQALERDGYVTRPATPPVGKALPARLTPRGRRSLEKASAAVRSVEVRMLAGLTETERSDALRILRSMVRSLRAGG; from the coding sequence ATGAGTCAAGACGGTGCCGGCATCGACCTGAACAGCTCGCTGGGCTACCTGCTGAAGGAGGCGTCGAGCGCGCTGCGGGTGGCCATGGAGGAGGTGCTGCGGCCGCTCGGCATGAGCGTGACCCACTACTCCTGCCTCGAACTGCTGGCGCAACGGCCCGGCCTGTCCAACTCCGAGCTCGCGCGGGGCGCGTTCGTGACCCGGCAGTCGATGAACGTGCTGCTGCAGGCGCTGGAACGAGACGGCTACGTGACCAGGCCCGCGACGCCACCGGTCGGGAAGGCCCTGCCCGCCCGGCTCACCCCGCGGGGTCGCCGAAGCCTGGAGAAGGCCAGCGCGGCGGTCCGGTCGGTCGAGGTCAGGATGCTTGCCGGGCTGACCGAGACCGAACGCTCGGACGCGCTCCGGATCCTGCGAAGCATGGTCCGGTCGCTGCGCGCCGGCGGGTAG
- a CDS encoding ArsR/SmtB family transcription factor — protein MANRLGDVELDARGMRALAHPVRLAILRTLRERGPSTATRLAPSVGASPSVTSWHLRHLAEHGLVEDAPHGGGGRSRWWRAVGRGFRFQADPADPEAASRLFDALEAAEGDLVGQWREQVRHRLDADWMSAATRRNTGLLATAEELRALDDAIEQLLLPLARRDPAEAPPDARKTRLLLYLLPSAAAADAGADAGASAPADAATAEDNADAADADATAADATAADNDATAADADADADADAGADPAADAGGAR, from the coding sequence ATGGCGAACCGGCTCGGCGATGTCGAACTCGACGCGCGCGGGATGCGGGCACTGGCGCACCCGGTGCGCCTGGCCATCCTGCGCACCCTGCGCGAGCGCGGCCCGTCCACCGCGACCCGGCTGGCGCCGTCGGTCGGTGCCAGCCCCTCGGTGACCAGCTGGCACCTGCGGCACCTGGCCGAACACGGCCTGGTCGAGGACGCGCCGCACGGCGGCGGCGGCCGCAGCCGGTGGTGGCGGGCGGTCGGCCGCGGCTTCCGGTTCCAGGCCGACCCCGCCGACCCGGAGGCGGCGAGCCGGCTGTTCGACGCGCTGGAGGCCGCCGAGGGAGACCTCGTCGGGCAGTGGCGCGAGCAGGTACGCCACCGTCTGGACGCCGACTGGATGTCGGCCGCCACCCGGCGCAACACCGGCCTGCTGGCCACCGCCGAGGAGCTGCGCGCGCTCGACGACGCGATCGAACAGCTGCTGCTGCCGCTGGCCCGGCGCGACCCCGCGGAGGCTCCGCCCGACGCGCGCAAGACCCGGCTGCTGCTGTACCTGCTGCCCTCGGCCGCCGCCGCAGACGCGGGTGCCGACGCGGGTGCCAGCGCACCCGCCGACGCGGCCACCGCCGAGGACAACGCGGATGCCGCCGACGCCGACGCAACTGCCGCCGACGCAACTGCCGCTGACAACGACGCAACTGCCGCCGACGCCGACGCCGACGCCGACGCCGACGCGGGTGCCGACCCAGCCGCCGACGCCGGCGGCGCGCGGTGA